In Eleutherodactylus coqui strain aEleCoq1 chromosome 4, aEleCoq1.hap1, whole genome shotgun sequence, the following are encoded in one genomic region:
- the LOC136626029 gene encoding interferon-induced protein with tetratricopeptide repeats 5-like, translated as MSAPSLRLRLLQLKCHFTWKLILKEMDPDMEERLHDQLTFLVTKNKYMVYNFLAYVTYLKNDYTKAIVNLQKAEEVIKENYPDGPDHKYLVTYGNYAWIFYYLHQYEDSQKYIDKVDQINKGLKDTPDISEIYGEKGWALLKFCGQYYEEAKLCFQKALELEPEDPEWNSGYATAVYRLETINGRQCPASECKSLDLLKRAIEKNPNDAVVKALLALKLQDLKRTNEGKKYIEEAIKQAPNLPYVLRYVAKFYRRARMEDEALRHLKTAVDLIPNSGFLHHQVGLCCKHKYFNYKKQLRNRNIYSRQLDQESYDLLQNAIFHFEKVLEYKKSFVHAYVDLANMYGEANEYQKAEDTFEAVLAFPSLLDEEKQQIYYHYGNFKEHCRRSQSEAIHYYKMSLQITSNMKEKEFSESALRRISSKMIRNNRQDPEGFALLGFVHKTYGERNDAIDCYEQALRYDPYNEEYVSELCELRLMI; from the exons ATGAG TGCGCCATCATTGAGGCTGCGTTTACTGCAACTTAAATGTCACTTTACTTGGAAACTTATTTTAAAGGAAATGGACCCCGATATGGAAGAGAGATTGCATGACCAGTTAACATTTCTTGTCACCAAGAACAAATACATGGTATACAATTTTCTGGCCTATGTGACATATCTGAAAAATGATTATACAAAAGCCATTGTCAATTTACAGAAAGCAGAAGAAGTGATTAAAGAGAACTATCCAGATGGACCTGATCACAAATATTTGGTGACATATGGAAATTATGCATGGATCTTCTACTACCTGCACCAGTATGAAGACTCTCAAAAATATATAGATAAAGTAGACCAGATAAATAAAGGACTCAAAGATACACCAGACATATCTGAAATCTATGGAGAAAAGGGCTGGGCACTGCTTAAGTTTTGTGGACAATATTATGAAGAAGCAAAACTTTGTTTTCAGAAGGCTTTGGAGCTAGAACCGGAAGATCCTGAGTGGAATAGTGGCTATGCAACTGCGGTCTATAGATTGGAAACCATCAATGGCAGACAATGTCCAGCCTCAGAATGCAAATCGCTAGATCTGTTGAAGCGTGCAATAGAGAAGAATCCAAATGACGCCGTGGTGAAGGCACTTCTTGCGTTGAAGCTACAAGACCTAAAAAGAACTAATGAAGGAAAGAAATATATTGAAGAAGCCATAAAACAAGCCCCAAACCTTCCATATGTGCTCCGTTATGTTGCCAAGTTTTACAGGAGGGCTCGCATGGAAGATGAGGCCTTACGTCATCTAAAAACAGCAGTAGATCTCATCCCAAACTCTGGATTTTTACATCACCAAGTTGGACTATGTTGCAAGCATAAGTATTTCAATTATAAAAAGCAATTGAGAAACAGGAACATTTATAGCAGACAACTGGACCAAGAATCATATGATCTACTGCAAAATGCTATCTTTCATTTTGAAAAGGTGTTGGAGTATAAGAAATCATTTGTGCATGCATACGTAGACTTAGCAAATATGTACGGTGAAGCAAATGAGTATCAAAAAGCAGAGGACACATTTGAAGCAGTTTTGGCATTTCCCAGTCTTTTGGATGAGGAGAAGCAGCAGATCTATTACCATTATGGAAATTTCAAGGAGCATTGCAGGAGATCTCAATCTGAAGCCATACACTATTATAAGATGTCTTTGCAGATTACTTCAAACATGAAAGAGAAAGAATTCAGTGAAAGTGCTCTAAGAAGAATTTCTTCAAAGATGATCAGAAACAACAGACAAGATCCAGAGGGTTTTGCTTTGCTTGGCTTCGTCCATAAGACTTACGGGGAAAGAAATGATGCAATTGATTGCTatgaacaagccctcagatatGATCCTTACAATGAGGAGTATGTGAGTGAACTCTGTGAGCTGAGGTTGATGATATGA